In Oncorhynchus masou masou isolate Uvic2021 chromosome 11, UVic_Omas_1.1, whole genome shotgun sequence, the genomic stretch GACCTCCAGATCTGCTCCATCTTGTCAGGCATGCTGCGGACCATCACCCGCTCACAACACGGCTGCATCAGGCTGTTACTCAGGGGGTACGAGTGGTATCCATAGGATTCACTGCCGCAGGGCAGCGGGTCCCAGCTGGCATGCTGCTCGCGGCACAGTGGGGGTCTCCGCTGCCTCATGGGGTTACTCTCGTACAGCCTGGAGTCTGAGATGCTGTCCATGCGTGTCATGCCCAGGGAGCGTCCCGGTTGTGAGGACTGTGACGGGAGGACATTCTGAGGTAAGGGGTAGTCCCCTGGGCAGCTGGACCTGGCCCCAACAGCAGGGTGCTGGACATGCGGAGCCAGGTGGGATATGGACTGCTTCCTGCTTGGACCCTGCTTAGGCTGCTCAGGGCCATAGCTCTGCACTCGGGTCAGGGCCTCGTGGTGGAACCCCCCATGGGAGAAGGCCTGGAGTCTGCTCTGTGCAGGAGACTGCTGCCCCTTTATGCTCTCATCCAGGCTACTGTCCACTGAGCTCATGTATAATTCCCCATAAGAGGAGAAGGAGTCACTGTTAGAGTGGCTGAGGCAGGGCTCAGGGCAATGCTGGCTGGGATTTCGCTGATAAATCCCATGCTCATGCTCCATGCTACAGAAGCTGTCCACGTTGTGCATGCTGCTCATGCTCATGTTAGAAAAATCACTAAGCATAGAGTAGTATCCGTGGTCTGTGCTCACAGAATCATATTTAGGAAACTGTTCACTGTAAGTGACAGAAGCACCATGGCTGTTGGTGACTAGGATGGGTGGGTGTGGGTACTGTACACTAGACATGTGCTCCAGGGAGCTGTGGGTGAACTGGAGGGAGCCGGGTACTGGGCTGCTGGCTGATCGAGTGTTCAAGGCACCAGCCCCGTGGCTCTTAGCAGGCTGCATGGTGGGCACACTGAGGGCAGACACGAGGGAAGGCACAGAATTTGCCTCAGGTTTACGGACAGCAGACAATCTCTCCTCTGGCTCGCAGGCCACTGAGCGGATGCTGGGGTCAGACTGGCGCTTGGGGGCCACACGTTTAGCCTCAGAGCCACTGTCCCCCTTAGCTGTGGTGGGTCCAGTGCCACACTTGGCCAGGGCCCCCTCGCTCATTGTCTTTACAGCAGACAACTTGGCAAACGCTCTCAGTTCATCAGCTACTGACCGCTGAGGCTGGTTTGCACGCTCTGGGTGATAGTACTTGCACTTATGTCCATAAGTGCATTTTTTCCCTGTTTAAGGTGATATAAAAGAGAGCACAAGTTAAACAATATTGACATCAGCAGTACAACCACAAAAATAAAATCATAATTTGTTGAGACAACCTACCATATGGACAGGGTTGCTTTTTGTGCTCTGGAACAACAGGACGCTTGCGGAGGAAATTCTCTAAACTTGGACCATGTCTTCCTAAAGGATCATCAGGTGGCATGAATCTGAAACATAAAAGGAGAATATGCTTAGTCATTCTGTAGTTAATTATACTCCCTACCCAAGTCGCTGAAGGCTCTGATGACTTACTTATCATTGACAAATGAGTACATCAGCAGTCGCTCCTCTATGAACTTCTTCCACTCTGGCTTCTCATTCTGTAAGTCCCTGTAGTTGTCATTTGACACAATAATGCCATCAGAGTCACAGGCCAGCTTCACTATGAAGCGATCATCATAGCACACCACTCTCCTTCCTTGGACTCTTCTAGATGGGGTGAACACTAGGATCTTTTCTTTCTCTAGCTTCCGCAAAATGTCTTGGTCTGTGAAAAGAAAAGCATTAAATCAGTGAAGAACAGCAGTGTAAAAATTGTTACATAGAACTATGTAGGCCTATGTACCTGTGGTTTCACATTGACATTTTCTTATGCATTGCATTTGAAAACAAACTCAAATTAATTGTGGCTAAACATTTATCCAAATTCATGTTATTGTTCATTCAAAATTATATACTTTTTCTATGGGGAAAATGTAGCTCAATGTCAAAACATGTTGATTaaaaaagcacacacacagatgccccccacccctcccccaacacagaCAATTTTTAGAAAACATCTTGTCTAATGTGGCTAATTGAAGTAGAGCTTTAGTACCTGTAATGGGGGCGTCAGGTCTCGACTGCTCTTTCCTCCAGGCAGGAACAAACACTGTGATGTCTTTGTGTCCTTTCTCCACAAACCAATCAACAGCCAATTGGATACCAAGGCAAGAGAACACCTCTTTGTTTCCATGgctacaaaacaacacaacaaaTCTAGTAAAAGGTCTGCTTGTAAAGCCAATTCAATTACAGCCATAAAAAAACAGATGGTTCAGAACATTCTGCATGAGGCGAGATTTGTTTTGATTGTGTGTGTCTAATAGAGACTTACCTCATCGCCACATTCGATCCATCAATGACGATAGGCCTGAGATTATCATAAGGATCCACAGAATCATCTTCAAGTGACACCTCCGGACTGACAGCCTCTTTGACACAGGGGCCTCCACGGGAGACGAACGTGCCGGTGTTACTGCTGGCTTGAACCTCCGGTTCTCCTTTATTACCAAGCCTTACAAGCTCAGCCAGAATGTCATTGATAAGGGCAGCAGCCCCTAACTTGTTCAGCACGGTCTCCACCTGTTCACCTGAGTATCCCAGCTTCAAGGCAAACTCCATCTTGGTTTGATACTCCTTGTCACTGGCATGTTTAAGCACTGCAGTGGCCTTGGTGTCTTCAATGCGCAGCTCTGGTAGAGTGCAGCTCTGGGAGAAGCTGGGCCGGTCCAGGCATGGAGAGCGACAGAGCTGCCGGTGAGGCTTGGTGGCACTGAAGGGCTCTTTCCTCTTAAAGCCGCCGCTGATCAGCTGCAGCTGATTCTGCTCCTCTGACTCGCTCTCTGAGCTGCTTCCCTCCTCAGACTCCCCACTGGGCTGCTGGGCCTCAGTCAGCTCAGGGGCCTCTTCCCTGCATGGGTGATTCTCCATTTTGATCTTCTCCACCATCGACCATGCCGTCATCACGTTCCTCTCGCCACCGGAGATGTCCACCACATGCTCCCTCACCTCCACCACAGCCTGAGAATCATACTCGATGGCTGACTTCAGCGCAGCCAGCTGTATGTGTAAAGCCAACGTTAGACGCTCCCTCTTTCGGTGAGCTGGCGAAATTAAGGACACTATGTAATCCTGGAGGAAAACAAAGGGTAATTGTCAATAAATCACCAAACTGGCCAAATGTCATCCCTGTCTATAAGCACAAGATTCAATGCATGTCTAATTCATGTGTAAATGTTAAGTATGGCCTCAGAGGAAATCTAAGGCCCCTGAACTCCCCATGAAATGTAAAAACTGGAATGGTGCAATGCACCAGACTCTTCAATAAATTGATGTGTCAATGTTAATTGTATCCGTTCCTGttcaaataaaatataaatcttATCCATTGTCATTGACTTAATGTAAAGGCTGAGATGCATGAGATTCCATGAGCATTTAAACAATAAATATGCATACAGACCCAAGTGCTTTAAAACAAATGGAAACGGATTGCATGTGCTCCTGAAACCGGTACTTCCCCAGGTCTTGCAGATAGTAGATTGAGAGCTACTTCCATTAGTGCTTCAAGAGGCTCAGCCCATGAAATGGGTTGCCTAGCAACACAGCCCTGTCATCAGCTAACTGCTTTTTAGCAGTCACGACTAACAGAACACAGTCCATCTTTCTCTAGGCAGCCTGGCAAACATGGTTAACGTAGCATGCCTCAAAATATGAGATTTATAATGTAAAACACTAGTAATATAAGGCGCATAAATCAATGTAAGAACCAAACACAACAAAAGCATTAATTCAGTACATTGC encodes the following:
- the LOC135548424 gene encoding probable ribonuclease ZC3H12B — encoded protein: MVLELAVPANAGPLLHRSIQHIERIFRVRVSYGSAESNCDSVNVSTSNIIIVRVGEGEEDDCTKAKDYIVSLISPAHRKRERLTLALHIQLAALKSAIEYDSQAVVEVREHVVDISGGERNVMTAWSMVEKIKMENHPCREEAPELTEAQQPSGESEEGSSSESESEEQNQLQLISGGFKRKEPFSATKPHRQLCRSPCLDRPSFSQSCTLPELRIEDTKATAVLKHASDKEYQTKMEFALKLGYSGEQVETVLNKLGAAALINDILAELVRLGNKGEPEVQASSNTGTFVSRGGPCVKEAVSPEVSLEDDSVDPYDNLRPIVIDGSNVAMSHGNKEVFSCLGIQLAVDWFVEKGHKDITVFVPAWRKEQSRPDAPITDQDILRKLEKEKILVFTPSRRVQGRRVVCYDDRFIVKLACDSDGIIVSNDNYRDLQNEKPEWKKFIEERLLMYSFVNDKFMPPDDPLGRHGPSLENFLRKRPVVPEHKKQPCPYGKKCTYGHKCKYYHPERANQPQRSVADELRAFAKLSAVKTMSEGALAKCGTGPTTAKGDSGSEAKRVAPKRQSDPSIRSVACEPEERLSAVRKPEANSVPSLVSALSVPTMQPAKSHGAGALNTRSASSPVPGSLQFTHSSLEHMSSVQYPHPPILVTNSHGASVTYSEQFPKYDSVSTDHGYYSMLSDFSNMSMSSMHNVDSFCSMEHEHGIYQRNPSQHCPEPCLSHSNSDSFSSYGELYMSSVDSSLDESIKGQQSPAQSRLQAFSHGGFHHEALTRVQSYGPEQPKQGPSRKQSISHLAPHVQHPAVGARSSCPGDYPLPQNVLPSQSSQPGRSLGMTRMDSISDSRLYESNPMRQRRPPLCREQHASWDPLPCGSESYGYHSYPLSNSLMQPCCERVMVRSMPDKMEQIWRSPWENPPQAEHQERHIIPEHQYQTYRNLCNIFPAFVVHSVMEKNPHLTDPQQLAAVIVTKLRSCH